The Anabas testudineus chromosome 5, fAnaTes1.2, whole genome shotgun sequence region TTATTAACTCTTGTATGAAGTTGTGCCTTCCTTATTTGTCTCCAAATATGTGTATTgctcctttctgtctttatctgtagGGGTCTGAAGGTGCAGCTAGTCCCGGTGTTAGCCGGTATACTGGAGGCAGACCAGGAAAGGTGTTGGGGTTTTGACCAGTTCTTCACAGCCACCACAGACATACTGCAACGGCAGCCGGTTCACCTCTTCTGTCTGCAACAGGCCATGGCGCATTGTATCTACATTCATCACTACAATACGTGAGATTGCACAGGCATATTATTACAAACATtattataatacaataatataacACGAATAAAAAAGATTGCAGAATAATGAGTAATGTGTATAATACTGTTAAGGTGGTATAATATCAGCAGAGCCTGTACTAAACCCTAGATTATATCTGTAATCCAGACTTTCCCTCTCAATTAATTGAATCCCTGCATCAGATATGAGCTCAGTCGCATCTGTAAATAATTCAGTTTGTTGTGATAATTCACAAATTGGCTCTCGCCTCTCTCACCCAGGGTGTCAGTCTTCTTTGAGGAGCTGGCATCTCAGACTGGTATAGCAGTTCAGCACCAACGTCTGCTCTACCTCGGGCATGACCTCCCTCTTGAGGGAAGCATGAAGGTGGTCAACCTCCCACGTACTTCACATACCCAGCCCCTTATTCTTCTCAACTGTGGGCCAGAAGCTAACAGCAGCCCGCCTTTCAGAGAACGTaagacaaacaaagacatgtacagatctgctttgtttctgttaacaCATAAATACCTTTGAGCCTGTttacactgattttaaaatatcagattTGTTACAGTTATGTTAGCATGGCCCAGAGTTGGCTGCATGGAGTTGGAGGGTTCACTTAGTTCTGTGTGTATTGATGACATGTTTTCCTGTAATCTCATATATTAGTAAGGGTCAGGGTTAGTGTACAGAAGATATGTGGTCTAACCCTAATCCTAATCCTAACCACCTCCATGTAGTTTGAGTGATCTGTTCATGATCTGTGTTAGAGGTTGTTTACACTTGTGTTTCGTGCTATCCACTTGataaagatgcattttaaaaccaCATGTAAACAGGGTGTTTGTCACTCAAGTTCTGCTGAgtactatttattttaatatcagtCCCAGATACAGACTAATGCTCTACCAAAGACAAGTGTGTAATTAAGGCTGactaaataaaaagctaatCTTATGAAATAATGTATGCTACATTATTAgttcacagtcacacacaaatgtattgtttttttccataaatgatgtgtttttggtGTCTTCTCTGTAGCAGAGACTCCTGTCATTCCAGCCAGGTTTGATGTCATGGCAGACTACAATTTCTCCAAGGTACCcctgcaatgcactgctgatgttCCCTCCCAGCCATGCCTAATGTTATGTCagttttttatgtgattttattttatggtttcTCATTTAATCACCTTTTATGTCTAGACAATTGTCGGCGTGGTCCACCAGTATCTGAGGATAGTAAAgttgttacacacacacagagagctgctgctgcaaggATACTACAGCTACATGTGAGACATGCTGGAATGACTATTTGTCGTTAAAGTTGTTTACCTCTCAAGTTAGATGATAACTCCAGGTAATACTCTTTTCCCGTCCATTTCTCctccatgtctgtctctttttcacTCACGTTCTTCCTCAGGATGGTGTTGCGCAGGGAGTGTGGAGAAGCCATGCCCAGTATTGGGATGATCACCATTAGACTGCAGTCTTGCCTCAATGTAGGACACAGGATTCTCACCTTGTGAGTTTACAGTGAATTAAGAGGGTAACGGCACTGAAACTTTAAATAACTGGTTTGTAAGACAAACATTCATTGACAAGCGTAGACCAAATGCATTACACTAATGACTTTTCTCCCATGTGTGTTATACTTCTTAGAGACCGTTACACCTCAGAAAACCAAGGCTCAGCTGATAACAgtcaaaagctgcagctggtgAGTGCAATCTAAAAGCAGCATCTGAAAGGCCAGCTTGACTTATGTTGTAGCTGGAAGTGCTAGGGGGAATTGGGTAGTGGCAGTTCCCTTTTTTTTGCTATTTCTACTTCAACTATAACTGTTATAgctgttgttttatatattgttttaatgaGATATTAATTCACTTTATGAGATGTAGTAGTCTATTGCTGCTTTCTCTACAGGTCCATCAGCACCTGCCTATATACGCTGCAGGCATCCAAGAGTTTCAGAACCGACTGGACCACCTGCAGATAGAACAGGCCAAGCTAGCAGAGGCCCTGGCCAACGACAAGAGGTAGTCCGGGTTAGAAGGGAATCAAAGCTTCAGGTTAGGCTCATGGGTTTTAGACGTTTAAACCTATTGTCTCTTTTCAGCTGTCAGAAGAtggagatgctgctgcagaagaTAACAGCAATTCATCAGCATTATCGTAAAGACAGACTAACTGGCAGTATGTGTCTCTTTGTTGGTATACACTAACggttatgtttattttactcttttagaactgtaaaaataatttctgcttttcttattttcacGACAGAGTTGTCTTATAATGATGAGCAGATTCACAAGTTTGAGAAGTGAGTATGTGACTGTGACCATGGATTTGTGAGTCCTCACGTCTGCTGTCCTGCTTAGACTACCTGTGAAGGTGTTATTCTGAGCTCTCCTGTAATCTGCTTGTCACCCTTCCTTCTCAGAATCCACCTGTCGTCCCACATTAAGAGAATGAAATTTCTCTTCAGAGAAGATTGCATGCTGAGATACAAGGAGGTTTTGGCCTCGTCAAGGGCATGGAGCAGGTTCTTATTTAAAGTCCAAACACAGTGTAAACTCTGACCCAGATTCACTTCAGCCATGTTATCCTGAAACATTGGCTGTTTACAGTTAGATAACTGTGTATTTGGTTTAACACCATTCACACAGACGATACAGGCCTATAAGCAGAACATAAACACAGGACAGTAGGAAATTACTACCACGGAATGTGGTAGCCTACATATTACCCCTTCATTTCACTGTTAATGAAGTAATATTTAAACTACTAATTTTACTACACACTTTACTATTACATTTTTGAATTCCTCTCAATTTTGTACAGATAATGAAActcaaaatatttttgaataaaCAAAATTTTATCTGTTACCAAATTCAGATTATCTATCAAcacaattttaaatgtattcaaaatTGCCCACAGCAGATGTCTGGGCCTAAACTGAACTAACATTGATCTGgatatatttaaatgtgaaaatcttCCATTGGTTTTCACTATTGTTTGTCTCCAAACTGTCACGATGTGGTTAATTACTTTGAATTTCTGAAGTATGTCCCTTCCtgtatttgcagtgttttaCTGGAGATGCAAACACGGCTGCACGACTTCAGCTCTTTCTCCACGGGCTTGTTGGCAGACCTGGAGATGAGCGAGCAGCGTCAGAATAAGGTCAACAATTCACCTTTCATCCCTGACTTGAAACTGAACACTGCAGCTTTCTGTTTGTGGTTTCCAGCAGTATACCCTATTTACAATTCTCATGCAGTCTAACACACTTTTGAGGGGAATGGGTTTGTTTCTGCTTGATTGATCTGGGAGTGTATTATTTTCCCCTTAGCGATCCATGAAGCATGTCAGCGATGTAACAGTGCGACATCTCATCTGTCCCCCTCAGACTCTGGACAGAATCCTTTTCAATCTGCAGTCGAACAGAGCAGGACAGGAGCCAGGAATCGCACCCGGCAACAAGGATCACATGGTCTCcaggtgtgtgtctttgtgtgcgtgtggtGGGGGGGTGTCTGTGCATACAAGATAGAGACAGCCCTTGATAAGATATCTTGCTTTGTTCTAGGATGCACCATCTGAAGGAGGAAATGGAGATTTTGGTGAAAGAACTGCAGTGTAACAACAACATTATAGAGAGGTCAGCTGAATGgcccacttcctgtttgtacATCTCCTCTGTTACAATTCACACCTCCATACACACTAGGTGATAGAGTATCATGCTGATTGCTtgcatttcttttgtgttaCAGACTGGGAGCTGTGAACTCTGCTGCAGCACTGGAGCCGAGTCTGGCCAGGCCGTCTACACTGTGACTAATGTGACGCAACTTTGCATCTTAACTCACAAATCAGACACCCTCCGTGACAATCACCTCATTCTAACTGCCTTTAATATAAAGCTATGGACAATGTGCTGGGTCTTCTTCCAAGGAACCGCTGCTGTTGTCAAATGAAGAGCAGGCAACTGAAGacaatcattaaaatgtgaacatCAATTTAAAGATAAGATGAACAGCTAGAAGGAGGAAATGCTCCTGATGGATCTTTAGTGATTGTGTTCAATACAAACCTCATTAATGCCTTTAGTGTTATTGTATTTCTTATACACTTCCACAGTGATGGACTGTTGGGATAAAGGAAATGAATGTCAAGTCAGCTGCTGGCTGCGTTTCCTCTCCACAGAAGAAGCACTGTGAAATCTGGAGAAGCTTTAAGTTTAACCAGAttgatgtttgtatgtatttgtgtatttgttgagTCATCTACGGACTTTTTTCAGTAAGTCTCCCATGTAATTTCACTCCCTTTAGGTTTATGATTGTAAATTCAGTCAATGAATGATGATTCATTTCAGTCTCctcacactgtactgtagttacATTTGGCCTTGTTCCTGTTGAAGTTATTTCTCTGAATTTTATCGTAGGTTTTACCctaaaagagaagaaactaaATCAGGGAAACTCGGGACTCACCACAGTATCTAGTAACAGTCCTGTGACATTACAGAAAATGTACCATTCGAAATGACATTCACCACTGTGGTACTTCATGTTGGGGGGGGAATCCCAGGGTTTGTTATTCGTAAATAAAGTGTGACAGGTGATGTGTGAGGTTAAAGAAGATTGTGGGTGAAACTTTGCTTATATTATACTTAGGAACTTTTTGCTGCATTGTTTGTATTTGGTTTAAATGATATTATCTCAGCCTACGATTACCCGGTGAAGTAATCGTGGGCTGAAAAAGCGAAACTAAAAACAATTTCATGTCGGTTCTTGTACAGTTACACTGGGACCATAGCtctgtaaatatgaaacacCACATTGTGAAAAGTCAACAAGTTCACAAATGACTATAATAACTGGGCTGTGAAGAAGTCTCAAAACAGAAAACGTGTGATTGTTATGACATTGCAAAGTACAGAGAATGAAACTGAAAGTttttcactctgtgtgtatgtgtgtgtgtgcgcactctGGGGGGTTTTCTTGACTTTGAGGGGACAAGCTC contains the following coding sequences:
- the ikbke gene encoding inhibitor of nuclear factor kappa-B kinase subunit epsilon, whose translation is MSTMTASTANYLWSLQDVLGQGATASVYRARNKRSGELVAIKVFNIMSYNRPHEVQMREFEMLRKLNHSNIVKLYAVEELPSKQKVLVMEYCSGGSLLSLLEEPENAFGLPETEFLTVLQCVVQGMNHLRENGVVHRDIKPGNIMRQLGEDGKSVYKLTDFGAARELEDDEKFLSIYGTEEYLHPDMYERAVLRKAHKKSYGVSVDLWSIGVTFYHAATGSLPFTPFEGPRRNKPTMFKITTEKPMGAIAGIQRVESGPIDWSYHLPHSCQLSQGLKVQLVPVLAGILEADQERCWGFDQFFTATTDILQRQPVHLFCLQQAMAHCIYIHHYNTVSVFFEELASQTGIAVQHQRLLYLGHDLPLEGSMKVVNLPRTSHTQPLILLNCGPEANSSPPFREPETPVIPARFDVMADYNFSKTIVGVVHQYLRIVKLLHTHRELLLQGYYSYMMVLRRECGEAMPSIGMITIRLQSCLNVGHRILTLDRYTSENQGSADNSQKLQLVHQHLPIYAAGIQEFQNRLDHLQIEQAKLAEALANDKSCQKMEMLLQKITAIHQHYRKDRLTGKLSYNDEQIHKFEKIHLSSHIKRMKFLFREDCMLRYKEVLASSRAWSSVLLEMQTRLHDFSSFSTGLLADLEMSEQRQNKTLDRILFNLQSNRAGQEPGIAPGNKDHMVSRMHHLKEEMEILVKELQCNNNIIERLGAVNSAAALEPSLARPSTL